The genomic interval CAGGCCGCAAAAATCGGGCGCACCATTTCATTGCCCTGCAAATACACGCCGCGAATCTTGCCGGTGCCGTTATCGAGATTGAAATACGCCGAAAGTTTTTCGTGCGCCGGCGTGAGCCGCATGGTCTCGGGATCGCCGAAATGCTTTTTCACATAAGCGCGCGAGCCCAGCAGGCCCTGTTCCTCGCCGGTCCACAGCGCGATGCGAATCGTGCGCCGCGGCTGCACGTTCAACGCTTGCAGAATGCGCACTGCCTCCATCATCACCGCGCAGCCCGCGGCATTGTCGGTCGCGCCCGTGCCCGCATGCCACGAATCAAGATGGCCGCCGAGCATGACGATTTCATCTTTCAGCTTCTTATCGGCGCCGGGAATTTCCGCCACAGTGTTGTACGCCAGCGAGTCGCTCTCAAAAAATTTGTTTTGAATATTGACGGCCAGTTTCACGGCCACGCCTTTTTCGAGCAGGCGCACCATGCGGTTGTAATGCTCGATCGCCATAACCACGGAAGGCAAACCCTCGGGCGCGCCGATATTGCGCGAGCCGCCGCCCTGCACGAAAACCGTGCCGAAGTCGCCCTTGCGGCTCGGTTGAATCACCGCCAGCGCGCCTTCATCCTGGAAAAATTTAGAAGCTTTGTCACGCAACTCGCGCATCCGGCGGAACTCTTCGCGGCGCGCGGCCCAATCCGAGCGGCCGCCCGGCATTTCCATTTGCGCCAGGTCGGCCAGCTCTTTTTCATCATAACGGTCGCCGTCCGGTTCATTTTTGAATTGCGCTTCCACCGGCGGGCGCGTCAGCACGATCGCGCCGCGCAGCTTGCCCTTGTATTTTTCCAAATCAGCCGTGGATTCGACTTTGGCATAAACCACGGCAGCGGTAACAGCGCCGTTGGTGCTGCCGGTCCAGGCCTCGGGATAGGCGATGAGCGGAGCATAGTAAGGCTCGACCATCTCGAATGAAAACTTTTCCATGGTCCAGCCGCGGCCGAACGCGCCCCAGCTTTCCAGCTTCGCGTTGGCCAGCCCCCATTCGCCGAGCTTCTTGGCCGCCCATTCTCCCGAGGCTTTCATGCTCGGCGCTCCGGTGAGGCGCGGGCCGTGCACGTCGGTGAGGTAACTTGCAATCTCCATCACCTTCGAGTTGTTGAAACCCTCGTTTTTGATGCGGCTGACCATGCGCAGATCGACATGCTCCTGCGCCGGCAGCAGCACGGGAAACAGCAACAGCATGCACCACAATGCGGTGTGACTTCTTCTCATCTCTCACTCCTGCAAGGTTGGGGTGAAATGCTTCATGATTTGAGTGGGATGAAAATACAAAATGAAGTCGTTTCGGGCGAGGCTTTTTTTTGGTGACTGATAATTTTGTTTATCCGGCATTTTGAGGCGCTTCGTGTTCTTTTTTATAAATTCAATAGCATCTTATCTCTCGCTGAACACGCAGAGAAATGAACAAAACCTTCACGAGAAAATGTCGCATCGAATGTAAGAAAAAACATCACGAGATTCCCGCCATGACAACATCTGTAATCGAATGAAGGTCGCTATATTTCAGCCTCTACTCTACCAATCCGCCCGCAGCGAAAACACTGCCTGCCGGCGATGCGCCGTCGCGCCGGCAACGAATCCCGCATTTTGCCGGCGTTCCCATTCGAATTCCAATCCCAGATAAACATCCCGCCAAATTTGATTTTCGAGAGTGAAATTCAAATCGAGAGTTTTGATCAGCGTGCCTTTGAGAAAGCCCTTGGCGTTGCCGTCTTCCGGTTTGTGAGGCGTGAACAAAGCGCCGCGGCCCTTGCGTTGAAAACGGAACTGGCCGCTCAGGCGAAGATCGCGATGCGGCTGCCAGCCGAGATCGAGCGCGAGGCGATCCGCGTTTGGCCCGAAACGGCTGCCCAGGCCCTCGCCGTCCTGCTCATAAACATTTTCTGAAAAATCATGCGTGTAAACGAACGGATCGATGCGGCCATATTCGACACGCAGATCTGCCTCACGCCAGCCGAACGGTTGCGCCCAAAACGCGCCGGCGAGATACGCCAGCTTGTTGCCCCAATACGTGCCGAGCGGGAATTCGAGGCTCAAATCGTCGATGAAAATCTCACTATAAAGCTTGAGGCCGTGCCGCGGGAAATAGGTGAAATCAAGTGTGAGCACGTTGTTGTCTTTGTCGCCCAGCAAATGCTCGGCGGCATGATACAGCATCAGCGGATTGAGATACTGGAATTCCGCGCCGCGATCGCCGTAAACCACCGCCTCGCCCACACCGAAGAGAAAATTCGAGAACGGCATGACTTCGAGACGATGCGCCGCGAGAAATTTTTGCGGTTCTGCACGCAGATTGGCATGCACAAAGACGAAACGGAATTTCTTCCAGCGGGAGTCGAGGCGCACGAGGTCGAAGGGCTGATTCTCGCGATGCAACACCAGTTGCGTGAGCGGGCTGAGGTTCCACGAAAATTGATTGCGTCCGGCTTCCAGCTCGAACCACGGCAAATGGACGCGGGCATAGGCAATCGCGGTTTCTTTGAAAACGGATTCACCGGAAAGCACCACCGTCCCGCCGCTTCCGGGCACGAACACTTCCGCTGAATCCGGCGCGCCGCGCTCCATGATATTGCTGACATCGACTGCCAGTAACAGGCGCGGCGGCAAATGCGCTCGCAATCGTGCGCCGGCGCGGGTGCGGGAGATTTCCAAATCATCGCTGCTGCTGTCGCCCCGCTGAAATTCGAAGCGTTGGATGCCGTACAAATCCACAAAAAGCTGCGCCCCGCGTTCTTCATAGCGCCAGAAAGTGCGTTCGGCTTTGGAAAACTTTGGCTCGCCATAAGCCGGGTCGGTGAACTCCGCGAGATATTGCTTTAGTAATGCTTCATCAGCTCTGGAGAGTGGCAGATTGGCGTCGCGCGCTTCCTGCAAAATCACGCGCGCTTGCTCGCGATCCACCGGAATCACGTGCAGATCCAATGCGCGCTGCGGCAGATAGACAACGAGTTTTTCCAAAAAAAGATATACGGAATGATGCAACGGCACGGCAGCGGATTGCGCGTGAAGGGATGAAGCCGTGACCATCAGGAACAGGCTTAGCAATGCCGGCGCTGCGTTTCGTAGGATTGGCATATACACGAGGCAGTTGGTGTTCTTCACTGTTTGTCACGATTCGAAGGGAAGTGAGGCATCAAGTTCTGGTGCAGCGTAAAAGTTGACGGCTACGCAATGATCATTACTCTTGTATGCAAACAGAAATTGGCGTGGCCGCGGCATTTACCGCAGTGAAGCCGAGGATTAACTCAGCATTTGCGCGATCACAACACCGAGGTTCAACCCCGGCTGAGCAAAAATACTATTGCACAATAGTTGTCACTCTCACATGCTTTGCAGCTTGCTGATCATCATCAGCGAGAAACAAAAAACTTTTGTGCGCCGCAGCTTACGCTGCCATTTGGAAAGACGATAACACGAGTGTTGTGTGACGCGACGCATGCGCTTTTTCATCTGAAAAACTCCGGGGTCAAAATACAAACTTTTTCTGCAAACGCAAGCCAGACCTCGTCTGTCAAGAACGACGTTTCTACGGTCAAATACAAGCGGATGCCATATGGTGGTGGGCGGCTCGCACTCAACGGGTCAATGAAATTGCGCGAGGTCAGGCTTGCTCGCCTTGCGTCTAAATCTTGTCTCAGCGTTTTGCTTCCAAGCCTGGCTTGTCCCAATTTGGATATTGCTGAATAAATCTCCATCTTGTGTGTATCATTGACGAACGCGGGAGCAAGCATGTCAGAACATGATGCGACGGAAGATCTTGAGGCGCTTCTGCGCTGCCAGCAGGGCGACAGGCAGGCCTATGGAGTTGTCGTCAAGAAATACATGAAGCGGGCCTATTTCACGGCGCTCGCGCTGGTTGGCAATCGCGACGATGCCCTCGATCTTTCGCAAGAGGCTTTCATGCGCGCGTATCAAGCGCTGGCGCGGTTCGATTTGCGCCAGCAGTTTTTCACGTGGTACTATCGCATTTTGCGAAACATTTGTTTGAACCATCTGCGCGATCACGCCAAGTTCATCAATCTTTCGGAGACGGAAGAATCTGAAACGGTGGACGGCGACGCCGATCCCGCGGCGCTGGCCGAGCGCAACGATTTGAGCGAGCGCCTGTGGAAAGCCCTCGGCTCTCTGCGTGCGGATCACCGGGAAATGATCATTCTGAAAGATCTGGAGGGCTGCTCCTACAAAGAAATCGCCGAACGGCTGGGTATTCCGCCGGGCACAGTGATGTCCCGGCTTTTCAACGCCCGCAAGCAACTGAAGAACAAATTGGAAAAACTCGTATGAAGCCGCAACCGCTTTCCAACGAGGAAAAAAATCGTTTCCACCTGTTGCTCATGGCCGCCATTGACGGCGAATTGTCGCCGGAAGACGAGCGCGAATTCAAGAAATATTTGGCAGATTCTCCGGACTGCCAGCGGGAATGGGAAGAATACCAAAAACTCAAGGAGGCAACCATGCAATTGAAGTTCACGCAACCGTCGGAGGAGGTATGGGATCGTTACTGGCTCAACGTTTACAACCGCATCGAGCGCGGCTTCGGTTGGATTCTCACCTCGATTGGCGCAATGATCGTATTGTTCTACGGAGCATACAAAGCGATTGAATCCCTCTTAGCCGATGCGCAGCTCGAGTGGTTTATGAAAGTCGGCATCCTGGCGTTGCTGGGCGGCTTGGTGATTCTTTTGGTGTCCGTGCTTCGTGAAAAACTGATGACTCGAAAAACCGACAAATACAAGGAGATTCAGCGATGATCGTCGTCACTTCCAGCACCATTGCCGGCAAACGCATTGTCAAAACATTGGGCATGGTGAAGGGCAATGCCGTGCGCGCCCGGCACCTCGGCAAAGATATTCTTGCTCTGTTTAAAAATATCGTTGGCGGCGAGATTGAAGAATACACCAAACTGCTCGCCGAATCCCGCGAACAGTCGGTTGACCGGATGGTTGCTGCCGCAGAAGACCTCGGTGCCAATGCCGTCGTTGATACGCGCTTTTCGACAAGTTACATCATGGCGAATGCTGCGGAGATTTTATCCTTTGGCACTGCCGTGGTTGTGGAGTAACAATCCTGAAGCAATCAGATATTGACGCCGTAAGTCGAAAACTCGTCCAGGCGTTTGAGTTCAGGGCTGACGTCCAGTTTTTATGCAAAGTGTTTTGACACACCTGCGTGAAGATACCACGACTCATGTGTTTTGCGTGCATTACACTGGCGTTCATTTGGTAGAAAAACATAGAATCAGAAGTTTCTGCAAGGCTCGAAAGAGATGAGATAAGCTCATGGCAAATTGAGGCTTTGACCGAACGGCGGCGTACGGAGCTTTGAAATTGAAAAGGTTCACGCTTCTGGCATATCCATTGCAAAAAGTGAAGAGGTATTGATCCCAGGGATGAATATTTTCTGAAGCAGGACGCAGGCTTAGCCTCTTTCGCTGAAATGATCTTAGTTGATCTCGAACGGAATTTGCAGGTGTATTGCCATGAGAAGACTCTATTCGACTCTTATGCTCACGTTGACCGTGTTGCTCGGCTGGCAAACTGCGCAGGCGGGTCACGTACATGACACGCGCGTTGAAGTGTGGACGGCGCAACGTTATGATGATTTCTACGACGAGGCCGTTGTGGAAGTTTTTTTGCGGCTGCATGAGCGCGGTTACGTCACTGTTTATCAGATCACACCCTACGGCAATTTAGAGATTCTCTATCCCCGTCCGCATCATGATCAGCGCGAGCTTCGTCCCAATCGCATCTATCGCCTCCATGATCTCGCAGATGACATTTATTTGTATGATGAAGAAGAAGGTGAGGTGCAGATCGGTGTGATCTTTACGCCGGAGCCGATTGTAGTCTCGCCGTGGCTGGAAAGAAGTTTTGTCGAGGCGGGCCTGGTTTTCGGAAGGAACAAAATTATTTATGCGCATGTTGATTTTCCGCGCATTTTCGCGCGGGTGGAAGCGGATATCCGCATCCACCTGGGCCCGCGCTGCCGGCCGGCATTTGTGAGGACGCCGGTTTACGTTCGCCCGCGCTTTGTTTATCGCGGTGGGCATCGGGATCACGGCTATCATAAACCCCGTCCGGATTATAAGAAACGCGATCATGGCAAACGCGGCTACGAACCGCCGTACTCCCGCAAACAAGATGAGCCTGCAGAACCGAAGAGACGAGGCTATGAAAAATCTCAAGCCGAGGTGAGGCCGGTCACTTTTCCCGCGCGTCCACCGGCGAGAGAACAAGATCCGGTGACTAAGGCCCCGACACAGCGTTCACGTCGTGAGCGTTTGGCTGATAAGCCTGCCTCGAATCACGTTGAGGAGCGGGCATCGAACCGGGTTGATAAGTCTCGGTCGAATCGCGCAAGAGAGCGTAATTCAAACCGCGGCGATGAGCGATCGTCGAACCGGGTCGGTGAGCGGGTGTCGAACCGTGAGACCAAAGAAGCATCAAAGCAGATGGAGTACCGCGACGAAGAAAAGCGTACATCGTCATCGCGACGCACCCGCAGCGCCCGCTCGGAGGATTGATCTCCATAAAATTTTCTGCCGTGAAGTCAAGTCTGCAAAGGCTCATTCGAAACGCCATCATAAACCTGCCGTTTCCCGGACTTGACTTCACAAAAGTTTTTTGATTTCCAACCACGTTAATCCTACCCGATTTTATCTTTTCTCCCCAAGCAAAGAGAGGCTGGCCATGGCGACCAGCCTAGAATTTTGGCAGTTGATTTTATAGCATGAATCGTTTATTTTAGCCCATGTTTTTCAAGCCTGACAAATGCCTGCGCGCCGGGCGGATTTTTATCGTGATGGCCGTGCCATGGTGCGCCGGGTTCGCGCAAGAAAGCCAGCAACAGCTCGAGGAATTGCGCCGCAATATTTCACAATTGCAACAAAAGATCGGCAGTTTTGAAAAAAGCGAATCATCCGAATTGGAGCGCCTGCGCGCGCTCGATGAGCAAATCGATTTATTGAGCCGTTTGGCGGGAAAACTGCGCCGTCAAGAAGCGGCAAAACGCGCGGAAGCCCAGGAAACGGCGACTGGTTTGCGCCAAACGCAGGGCGAATTGCAGCGCCTGCAAAGCCTCGGCGCGCAACGCGCGGTGTTCTTTTACAAATATGGCCGCATGAAAGATCTGGAAATGCTGCTGTCGGCGCGCTCGCTCAATCAAGTGGTGCTGTGGGCGGAATATCAACGCCGCTTGCTGGCGAATGATCGCCGCGTGCTGGCGGGCATGAAAGTCAAACAAGAACGCATTCAAGCGCAAAATGATCAACTTGCTTCAGAGTTGGCGGCGCATGAAAAAATGCTGGCAGAAAAACTGAAGGAAGAGGGCGCACTCAAACAGCGGCGCCAGCAGCGTGAAGCTTTGCTGAAGAAGCTGCAAAAAGACAAGGCCTATCATCAAATGCAGCTTGCCGAGCAGCAGGCGGCGGCTGAACGCATCGCAAAACTGATTGCCGCGGCAGAAGCGATGTTGCAGCAACAACAGCAGCAGCAAGC from Cytophagia bacterium CHB2 carries:
- a CDS encoding M20/M25/M40 family metallo-hydrolase; this encodes MRRSHTALWCMLLLFPVLLPAQEHVDLRMVSRIKNEGFNNSKVMEIASYLTDVHGPRLTGAPSMKASGEWAAKKLGEWGLANAKLESWGAFGRGWTMEKFSFEMVEPYYAPLIAYPEAWTGSTNGAVTAAVVYAKVESTADLEKYKGKLRGAIVLTRPPVEAQFKNEPDGDRYDEKELADLAQMEMPGGRSDWAARREEFRRMRELRDKASKFFQDEGALAVIQPSRKGDFGTVFVQGGGSRNIGAPEGLPSVVMAIEHYNRMVRLLEKGVAVKLAVNIQNKFFESDSLAYNTVAEIPGADKKLKDEIVMLGGHLDSWHAGTGATDNAAGCAVMMEAVRILQALNVQPRRTIRIALWTGEEQGLLGSRAYVKKHFGDPETMRLTPAHEKLSAYFNLDNGTGKIRGVYLQGNEMVRPIFAAWLKPFEDLGATTLTIRNTSGTDHLAFDAVGLPGFQFIQDPVSYSPRTHHSNMDVYDHLEDADLMQASVIVASFVYHAAMRDERLPRKDPPQPPRSAQTTMR
- a CDS encoding capsule assembly Wzi family protein, yielding MPILRNAAPALLSLFLMVTASSLHAQSAAVPLHHSVYLFLEKLVVYLPQRALDLHVIPVDREQARVILQEARDANLPLSRADEALLKQYLAEFTDPAYGEPKFSKAERTFWRYEERGAQLFVDLYGIQRFEFQRGDSSSDDLEISRTRAGARLRAHLPPRLLLAVDVSNIMERGAPDSAEVFVPGSGGTVVLSGESVFKETAIAYARVHLPWFELEAGRNQFSWNLSPLTQLVLHRENQPFDLVRLDSRWKKFRFVFVHANLRAEPQKFLAAHRLEVMPFSNFLFGVGEAVVYGDRGAEFQYLNPLMLYHAAEHLLGDKDNNVLTLDFTYFPRHGLKLYSEIFIDDLSLEFPLGTYWGNKLAYLAGAFWAQPFGWREADLRVEYGRIDPFVYTHDFSENVYEQDGEGLGSRFGPNADRLALDLGWQPHRDLRLSGQFRFQRKGRGALFTPHKPEDGNAKGFLKGTLIKTLDLNFTLENQIWRDVYLGLEFEWERRQNAGFVAGATAHRRQAVFSLRADW
- a CDS encoding sigma-70 family RNA polymerase sigma factor is translated as MSEHDATEDLEALLRCQQGDRQAYGVVVKKYMKRAYFTALALVGNRDDALDLSQEAFMRAYQALARFDLRQQFFTWYYRILRNICLNHLRDHAKFINLSETEESETVDGDADPAALAERNDLSERLWKALGSLRADHREMIILKDLEGCSYKEIAERLGIPPGTVMSRLFNARKQLKNKLEKLV
- a CDS encoding zf-HC2 domain-containing protein encodes the protein MKPQPLSNEEKNRFHLLLMAAIDGELSPEDEREFKKYLADSPDCQREWEEYQKLKEATMQLKFTQPSEEVWDRYWLNVYNRIERGFGWILTSIGAMIVLFYGAYKAIESLLADAQLEWFMKVGILALLGGLVILLVSVLREKLMTRKTDKYKEIQR
- a CDS encoding YbjQ family protein; its protein translation is MIVVTSSTIAGKRIVKTLGMVKGNAVRARHLGKDILALFKNIVGGEIEEYTKLLAESREQSVDRMVAAAEDLGANAVVDTRFSTSYIMANAAEILSFGTAVVVE
- a CDS encoding DUF4384 domain-containing protein, whose product is MRRLYSTLMLTLTVLLGWQTAQAGHVHDTRVEVWTAQRYDDFYDEAVVEVFLRLHERGYVTVYQITPYGNLEILYPRPHHDQRELRPNRIYRLHDLADDIYLYDEEEGEVQIGVIFTPEPIVVSPWLERSFVEAGLVFGRNKIIYAHVDFPRIFARVEADIRIHLGPRCRPAFVRTPVYVRPRFVYRGGHRDHGYHKPRPDYKKRDHGKRGYEPPYSRKQDEPAEPKRRGYEKSQAEVRPVTFPARPPAREQDPVTKAPTQRSRRERLADKPASNHVEERASNRVDKSRSNRARERNSNRGDERSSNRVGERVSNRETKEASKQMEYRDEEKRTSSSRRTRSARSED